Proteins from one Archocentrus centrarchus isolate MPI-CPG fArcCen1 chromosome 8, fArcCen1, whole genome shotgun sequence genomic window:
- the atf4b gene encoding activating transcription factor 4b has protein sequence MTMMMSSSQFGLEDMEALLWGPSSPMADAMDSLFFHPDKEEPQEGGGISLEGDTEPASPLTSSSLSSSSSPPPFYSPPPSPPAHLLHGDKTGIESDLLSFPLLGHPGQLRCSQVLSGDTREDALSDLDWMAEKVDLSDLDLDSLIGSCSPAEESPSSPEDLLASFDCPMDIDSLPLPALSTPVLLSPPPASPSSIPPPASPSSIPPPASPSSIPPPASPSSIPPPAPSAVCPDPSVIILDEPESYIDGQDVPSPPPCVPEPQEELEIKSEPASPDPASPVVDSPSSPAYTLDLGSEVDVSESEVKPVVATVVPQVPKLVLSLSPTRIVLVLAPKNEVGIATSTAPKVIRCSPPGSPPKTPSRSRPYPEPNYKASPPSPSTTTIVKVKSTRGAGGAERSALKPPKDKKQKKMEQNKTAATRYRQKKRAEKDALVEEHVLLERKNLELTEKAESMAREIAYLKELMEEVRMTRLKKGLSADP, from the exons ATGACCATGATGATGAGCAGCTCACAGTTTGGCCTGGAAGACATGGAGGCCCTTCTCTGGGGGCCTTCCTCTCCCATGGCTGACGCCATGGACTCCCTGTTTTTTCACCCTGATAAAGAAGAACCACAGGAAGGAGGAGGAATCTCACTGGAGGGGGACACTGAACCTGCATCCCCCCTCACCTCCTCATCGCTgtcatcttcctcctctcctccacccTTCtactctcctcctccctctccgcCGGCCCACCTCCTCCATGGGGACAAAACCGGAATAGAGTCTGATCTGCTCTCCTTCCCTTTGTTGGGCCATCCTGGTCAGCTGAGATGCAGTCAGGTGCTCTCAGGTGACACCAGAG AGGATGCGCTTAGTGACCTGGACTGGATGGCTGAGAAGGTGGATCTTAGTGACCTCGACCTGGACTCACTGATTGGCTCCTGCAGTCCTGCTGAAGAGTCTCCCAGCTCTCCAGAAGACCTCCTGGCCTCCTTTGATTGCCCCATGGATATTGACTCCCTCCCACTGCCAGCTCTCTCAACTCCTGTGCTCTTGAGTCCTCCCCCTGCCTCTCCTTCAAGTATTCCTCCCCCTGCCTCTCCTTCAAGTATTCCTCCCCCTGCCTCCCCTTCAAGTATTCctccacctgcctccccttCAAGTATTCCTCCCCCTGCACCTTCAGCTGTCTGTCCAGATCCTTCTGTCATTATTTTGGATGAGCCTGAATCCTACATAGATGGCCAGGATGTTCCTTCCCCTCCACCATGTGTCCCAGAGCCTCAAGAGGAGTTGGAAATCAAATCGGAGCCTGCTTCCCCAGACCCTGCTTCCCCAGTGGTAGATTCTCCCTCCTCCCCGGCATATACCCTGGACCTGGGCAGTGAAGTGGATGTCTCAGAGAGCGAGGTGAAGCCCGTGGTCGCCACTGTGGTCCCTCAGGTCCCAAAGCTTGTACTCTCCCTGTCACCGACTCGCATCGTTCTCGTGCTTGCTCCAAAAAATGAAGTTGGGATCGCCACATCCACCGCGCCAAAGGTCATTCGTTGTTCCCCACCAGGCTCCCCACCAAAGACTCCCTCCAGAAGCAGACCATACCCTGAACCAAATTACAAAGCTAGTCCACCCTCTCCCAGTACCACCACCATTGTTAAAGTCAAATCCACCCGGGGTGCAGGTGGAGCTGAACGTTCAGCTTTGAAGCCTCCAAAGgacaagaagcagaagaagatggagcaGAATAAAACGGCCGCTACACGCTACAGGcagaagaagagagcagagaaggATGCCCTTGTTGAAGAACATGTACTGTTGGAGAGGAAGAACCTAGAACTGACTGAGAAGGCTGAATCTATGGCCAGAGAGATTGCGTATCTCAAAGAACTGATGGAGGAAGTCCGAATGACTAGGCTCAAGAAAGGTCTCAGTGCTGACCCCTAG
- the LOC115784451 gene encoding uncharacterized protein LOC115784451 produces the protein MKPPDIHIKQPPPPPPWPARFPGSPKHSDKLPCSASQRYENTSACSGPSSPSSAISTYLTPVSPAHSQESPNVTGTNYGTQISPPPLPLNPPPLQSSRRGSTYSEIDSQYLEILPDNQDETDLSGLLNWFKRMLSYSGSIPLSLYGAGKEDMRSISQKAMNATKAWHLYNLLMMKHKEDLQKIITDFRSICEHLNKTKKKHKAIGIAGGTTSAVGGGAIVVGIALAPVTFGASLVVSAVGAGMIVSAGGIGALAAIASKKTVTRAAVEKLVNDYKEGVTDLEHCLDFILSMVMELQRHGIARLESAGAHPDAVRMAYKLHNVLSGMDIYARSGGMTSVKLLQAFTKEMDLFFTEKNGQKLKKSNKSIFSGKVSLLADGLKEGLYHLTEIWEKLS, from the exons ATGAAG CCTCCAGATATACATATTAaacagcctcctcctcctcctccttggccTGCTCGTTTTCCAGGTTCCCCCAAGCACAGTGACAAACTACCTTGTTCAGCAAGTCAGAGATACGAG aacACATCAGCTTGTTCAGGACCATCCAGCCCTTCCTCTGCCATCTCCACATATCTAACTCCTGTCTCACCAGCTCATTCTCAAGAATCACCGAATGTCACTGGGACCAACTATGGCACACAG ATCAGTCCACCACCACTTCCACTGAACCCACCACCATTGCAGTCATCACGTAGAGGGTCAACGTACTCTGAGATAGACAGTCAATACCTGGAAATCCTTCCAGATAATCAAGACGAGACG GACCTCAGTGGGCTGTTGAACTGGTTTAAGAGAATGCTAT CATACTCTGGTTCCATACCTTTGTCTCTCTATGGTGCCGGCAAGGAGGACATGCG CTCAATCAGTCAGAAAGCTATGAATGCCACAAAGGCTTGGCATCTCTACAACCTTCTCATGATGAAACACAAAGAAGACCTGCAGAAAATCATCACAGATTTCAGATCCATCTGTGAGCACCTGAACAAGACTAAGAAGAAACACAAAGCCATCGGTATTGCTGGAGGCACCACAAGTGCTGTGGGAGGGGGGGCTATAGTGGTGGGGATCGCCCTCGCTCCTGTGACATTCGGTGCCTCATTGGTTGTATCGGCTGTTGGTGCTGGCATGATTGTATCTGCTGGCGGTATTGGAGCTCTTGCTGCTATAGCCAGCAAGAAGACAGTGACTAGGGCAGCAGTTGAGAAACTAGTAAACGACTACAAGGAAGGTGTTACTGATCTGGAACACTGTCTAGATTTTATCCTCTCCATGGTGATGGAGCTGCAAAGGCACGGCATTGCTAGGTTAGAGAGTGCAGGCGCTCATCCGGATGCAGTGAGGATGGCATACAAGTTACACAATGTATTAAGCGGTATGGACATTTATGCACGCTCAGGTGGGATGACATCTGTGAAACTGCTTCAAGCTTTTACCAAGGAAATGGatcttttttttacagagaaGAATGGTCAGAAGCTGAAGAAGTCAAATAAGAGCATTTTTTCAGGTAAAGTTTCCCTGCTGGCTGATGGTCTAAAGGAAGGACTTTATCATCTGACTGAAATCTGGGAAAAGCTGTCCTAA